cacGTTATAGGTGAGACCAAACTGTACAGCTCAGACGACGAGAAGCTGGACCTAAAATCAGCAGACACCGTGTGCAGTGACCGAGAGGACAGCTCCGCGGACAGCGAGAACGAAAGTTTCTCGGATGGGAACAACTCCCTGTCCCAGAAGAGCAAACTAAAAACGGGCTCGCAGGAGGCGCTGCCGCCCGGCAGCTCAGCGGGGAAGAGCCGCAGGAGACGAACAGCTTTTACCAGCGAGCAGCTGCTCGAACTTGAAAAGGAGTTTCACTGTAAAAAGTACCTTTCTCTGACTGAACGCTCCCAGATTGCACATGCACTTAAACTGAGCGAGGTGCAGGTGAAGATCTGGTTTCAGAACCGCAGGGCCAAGTGGAAACGGATCAAAGCCGGCAATGTCAACAACCGGTCAGGAGAACCGGTGAGAAATCCCAAAATCGTGGTCCCCATCCCCGTGCACGTTAACAGGTTTGCGGTGAGGAGTCAGCATCAACAAATAGAACAAGGGACCAGGCCATGAAGTACATGAAAAtccaaaatattaataatgaaaaagaataataataaataacacttCCATTGACTCTATGTTCCACTGATTCGTTGAACGCATGAAGCACAAAAAGGAGGAAACGATTATGTTGTCTGAGAGGTGAGACTGAGCAGAGATTTGCTCGCAGACAGATCAATTATTTGACAATAtgctgtcatttttatttatttgctctgtgaatatgtaaatataaatgggTACAAATCGGTACAAATGGGCACTATGAGATGAGactgtaaagatttttttaagtatttatataGGGC
The window above is part of the Etheostoma cragini isolate CJK2018 chromosome 12, CSU_Ecrag_1.0, whole genome shotgun sequence genome. Proteins encoded here:
- the gbx1 gene encoding homeobox protein GBX-1, whose protein sequence is MQRPGGQGTAFSIDSLIGTPQPRPGHLLYTGYPMFMPYRPLVIPQALSHSPLSSGIPPLAPLASFAGRLTNTFCASLGQGVPSMVALTTTMPSFSDPPDSFYPPQELPGPRLSAADPAARRQESPHSDELHSRDKGSELLNFSETFQTISGETKLYSSDDEKLDLKSADTVCSDREDSSADSENESFSDGNNSLSQKSKLKTGSQEALPPGSSAGKSRRRRTAFTSEQLLELEKEFHCKKYLSLTERSQIAHALKLSEVQVKIWFQNRRAKWKRIKAGNVNNRSGEPVRNPKIVVPIPVHVNRFAVRSQHQQIEQGTRP